A genomic segment from Vespa crabro unplaced genomic scaffold, iyVesCrab1.2, whole genome shotgun sequence encodes:
- the LOC124432622 gene encoding uncharacterized protein LOC124432622, producing the protein MFSRLLDELEELLGTFPALPALVAGEFNSRSSRWDPEGRSNSRGTPAAGVRLSDCRVEEAESLSDHQYIRYSYTHEAAVVRNYRPRDKKRLRWKVNALYEVYLAAAVISRERTGGNMYGGSMTGVDCVEKMVKWAQSTMKEACVMAMPRVRGQTRVNKCTYWWSDELTNLRAAATATVRKLSRTRKKKNSEEIVQCLDARRDARRALNKLIREAKKNSWKDLLDSIEDDQWDRSYKQVLGIFRLYAPPVAETLEVEILDNILSELFPGGTGTGEPQDPAHSEVVIFVEDVLDAARKGTGRKAPGYMEYRVWLCVLRRHILGKGWRGASLHS; encoded by the exons ATGTTCAGTAGACTCCTTGATGAGCTCGAAGAGCTCCTAGGAACATTCCCCGCTCTCCCGGCACTGGTGGCTGGCGAATTTAATTCCCGGTCCAGCAGATGGGACCCAGAAGGCAGGAGCAACAGTAGAG GCACGCCGGCGGCCGGCGTCCGCCTCTCGGACTGTAGGGTGGAAGAGGCTGAGTCCCTCTCGGACCACCAATATATCAGATATAGTTATACGCACGAGGCTGCAGTGGTCCGAAATTATCGTCCGCGAGATAAAAAGCGCCTTCGATGGAAGGTTAACGCTTTATATGAGGTCTACCTTGCTGCGGCCGTCATTTCAAGAGAGAGGACAGGTGGAAATATGTACGGAGGGAGTATGACCGGAGTGGATTGTGTGGAGAAGATGGTGAAGTGGGCACAGTCCACAATGAAAGAAGCATGCGTCATGGCCATGCCCCGGGTGAGGGGGCAAACCCGCGTTAATAAGTGTACTTACTGGTGGTCGGACGAACTAACGAACCTGAGGGCCGCTGCGACGGCCACCGTAAGGAAACTGTCCAGAaccaggaagaagaagaacagtgAAGAAATAGTGCAGTGCCTGGACGCTCGAAGGGACGCTAGGAGGGCACTAAATAAGTTGATCCGGGAAGCCAAGAAGAACTCTTGGAAGGACCTGTTGGACTCCATAGAGGATGACCAATGGGACAGATCCTATAAACAAGTATTAGGGATATTTAGACTTTATGCCCCACCAGTAGCTGAAACCCTAGAAGTTGAAATACTGGATAATATCCTCTCCGAGTTATTCCCAGGAGGAACGGGAACTGGTGAGCCGCAGGATCCCGCACACTCAGAGGTGGTTATCTTTGTGGAGGATGTCTTGGATGCTGCCAGGAAAGGGACAGGAAGAAAGGCTCCTGGATATATGGAATACCGGGTGTGGTTGTGCGTGCTGCGTCGACACATTTTGGGAAAGGGTTGGCGCGGTGCTTCTCTGCATTCTTGA